GACCGGGCACCCTCTCGATGATCGCCGGATCGTGAGAGGCGACCATCGGATAGCCGGGTCCCTTCATCAGGATCCGCAGGCACCGCAGATAGGACTCGGTGACCTCCCCGGCATCGCGATGGGCCACCGAGGCCGGTTCGTCATAAGCGCCTTTGCACAGCCGGATCCGAGAATCCGCCAGATCGGCGCAATCGGCCGGGGTGCGTTTCAGATAGGCCTGCAGCACCGTGCCCACCCACCCGAAGTCGGCCCGGAGATCGCGCACGATCGTCAGTGTCGAGTCGGTGGTGGTGTGCTCCTCGGCATCGACGGTCACCCATACCCCGGCCGCGGCGGCCCGCTCGCAGATGACCCTGGCATTCTCCAGCGCCACCTTCTCACCGTCGCGTTCGAGGGCCTGTCCGAGGGCGGACAGTTTCAGCGATATCTCCAACGGCCTTATCGCCGAGGCGGTCTCGGCGCGGGCGTGCAGCGCATCCAGGAGGCCGAGATAGGCCCGCACGGTGGCCTGGGCGGTCGCGATATCGTCGACATCCTCACCGAGATGGTCGATGGACACCATCCGGCCGGAATCCCGGAGGTCTGCCACCGATGCCATGGCGTCCTGCACGGTGTCACCGGGCACGAATCGGTGCACCACCGCACGGGTGATCGGTAATCGTTGCGCGGTGCGGCGTAGACCGTCGCGCCGGCCGGCGGCCAGGATCGCCGGGCGCGCCACCCGGGTGAACACACTCATCACAGGTCTCCCATGTGCGGATACTCATGCCGGGTGGGTGGCACGAACGTCTCCTTGATGGATCGCGGTGACGTCCAGCGCTGCAGATTCAGTGGGGATCCGGCCTTGTCGTTGGTGCCCGAGGCGCGCCCGCCACCGAACGGTTGCTGGCCGACCACCGCACCGGTGGGTTTGTCGTTGACGTAGAAGTTGCCCGCCGTATGCCGCAGGCGATCCTGGGCGGTGACGATGGCGGTGCGGTCATCGGCGATCACCGCGCCGGTCAACGCGTACGGCGCGGTCTGATCCACCACGGTCAGGATGCGGTCGAACTCCCCATCGGGATAGATGTGGACGGCAAGAATCGGTCCGAAGTACTCCGTGGCGAACGACTCGTCGCTGGGGTCGTCGGCCAGCAGCACCGTCGGCCGCACGAAATACCCTTCGCTGTCGTCATATTCGCCGCCGACGGCGATGGTCAGCCCGGGTGTGCTCTTGGCCCGCTGCAGGGCGCGGGTGTTCTTGGCGTAGGCGCGGGCATCGATCAGCGCGCCGCCATAGTTGCTCAGATCGGTGACATCGCCGTAGCGCAGCGCCTCGGTGGCCGACAGCAGGTCATCGCCCATCTGCTGCCAGACCGACCGCGGCACATACGCCCTCGATGCCGCCGAGCATTTCTGGCCCTGATAATCGAAGGCGCCCCGGATCAGCGCGGTGCGAAGCACATCCGGCCGGGCGCTGGAATGGGCCAGCACGAAATCCTTGCCGCCGGTCTCGCCCACCAGGCGCGGATAGCTGCGGTAGCGCTCGACGTGCGTGCCGACCTGCCGCCACAGGTGTCGAAACGTCGCCGTGGATCCGGTGAAGTGGATGCCTGCCAGCCGCGGGTCGGCCAGCACCACCTCCGATACGGCCTGCCCGTCACCGGTGAGCAGGTTGATCACGCCGGGCGGCAGTCCCGCTGCCTCCAGCAGCTGCATGGTGAGGTATGCCGAGAACGTCTGGGTGGGTGCGGGTTTCCAAATCACCGTGTTACCCATGAGAGCGGGCGCGGTGGGTAGGTTGGCCGCGATGGCGGTGAAGTTGAATGGGGTGATCGCGTAGACGAAACCCTCCAGCGGCCGGTGATCGGTACGGTTCCACACTCCGGGACCGCTCACGGGTTGCTGGGCAAGGATCTCCCGCGCGAACGCCACGTTGAACCGCCAGAAGTCGACGAGTTCGCAGGGCGCGTCGATCTCGGCCTGATACGCCGTCTTGGACTGGCCCAGCATGGTTGCCGCCGCGATCTTCTCCCGCCACGGTCCGGCCAGCAGGTCGGCCGCCCGCAGGAACACCGCCGCCCGTTCCTCGAAGGGTAGGTGCGCCCACTGCGCCTTTGCATCTTCGGCGGCCTCGATGGCAGCCTGCGCCTCGGCGTGCCCGGCGTTGGTCATGGTGCCCAACCGCGCGCGGTGTCGATGCGGCTGCACCACATCGATGGACTCGCCGCCGCCCATCCGATGGACACCGGCGATCACGTGGGGCAGGTCGATCGCGTTGCCGGACAGTTCGTTCAGCGCTGCGGTCAGCCGGGTGCGTTCGGGGGAACCGGGTGCGTACTCGTGCACGGGCTCGTTGGTGGGTGCGGGCACCTGCGCGATGCCGGTGATGGCGTTCATGACCCTCAGGATGACGTGGCGAGGTACGGAATCTTTTGGCCGAACGGCCAACACATCCTCCGCTCGATAGTACGATCGGACAGCATGAGTGGCGTCCGTCTCGGCCAGTTGCTGCTGGCATTGGATGCCACCCTGGTGTCGCTCGTCGAGGCGCCGCGCGGCCTGGATCTGCCGGTGGCCTCGGCCGCACTGTTGGACCGCGAGGACATCCAGCTCGGCGTGGCCCCGGCCTTCGGATCCGCCGACGTCTTCTTCCTTCTCGGCATCGACCACCCCGATACCATCCGCTGGCTCGACCAGCACGGGCGCTCCCCCGTCGCCATCTTCGCCAAGCACCCCAGTCCCGAGGTGATTCGGCGAGCCACCCGCGCGGGTATCGCGGTGGTGGCGGTCGAACCCCGCGCCCGCTGGGAACGGCTGTACCGGTTGGTCGACCACGTCTTCGACCATCACGGCGCGGGTTCGGCACACGACTCGGGCACCGACCTGTTCGGCCTGGCCCAATCGATCGCCGAGCGCACCCGCGGCATGGTCAGCATCGAGGACGCCGAATCGCATGTGCTGGCCTATTCGGCGTCCAACGAGGAGGCCGACGAGTTGCGCCGGTTGTCGATCCTCGGCCGCGCGGGTCCGCCGGAACACCTGGCCTGGATCGCCCGGCGCGGCATCTTCGACGCGCTGCATGCCAAGCCCGATCCGGTCCGGGTCGCCGAACGCCCCGAGCTCGGGCTGCGGCCGCGGCTGGCCATCGGGATCTTCGCTGCCACCGGCGACACCCGGCGCGCACCGGCATTTCTCGGCACCATCTGGCTGCAGCAGGGTGATCGGCCGCTGGCCGAGGATACCGAGGAGGTGCTGCGTGGCGCCGCGGTATTGGCGGGTCGGCTCATCACCCGGCTGACGGCCAAACCATCCGGTCACGCGGTGCTGGTCCAGGACATGCTCGGGCTGACCGGGGACCCGCCCGAGATCGAGGCGATCAGTCGCGAGCTCGGTATCCCGGCCACCGGGCGGGCGGCCGTCATCGGCATCGATTCCACCACCGAGGGCACCCGGCTGGCCGACGTCCTTGCCCTGAGCGCCAGCGCTTTTCGACCCGACGCCCAGGTCGCCGCGGCCGGTGGCCGAGTGTACGTACTGTTCCCGGATGCGGGCAAGGGCCTGCCCTCGTGGGTGCGCAGCACGGTGTCCGCGCTACGGACCGAGTTGGGCCTGGAGCTACGGGCGGTGACCGCCGCGCAGCTCGAGGGTCTGGCCGGTGCGGCCGCCGCGCGAGCCGAGGTCGATCGAGTGCTCGACAGCGCTGCGCGCAGGCCGGGCAGCCTGGCGGCGATCACCTCCCCGGCCGAGGCGCGCACCACCGTTCTGCTCGACGAGATCGTCACGATGATCGCCGCCGACGGGCGCCTCGTCGATCCGCGGATCAGGGCATTGCGCGCCGACGAACCGGTGCTGGCGCACACCCTGACCGTGTATCTGGACAGCTTCGGCGATGTCGCGTCCGCCGCCGCGGCGCTGCACGTGCACCCCAACACCGTGCGTTACCGGGTGCGCCGCATCGAGGGAATCCTCGGCGCGTCCCTGGCCGAGCCCGACGTGCGCCTGCTGATGACGCTGAGCCTGCGCGCCACGGCCTGACCGGGACGACCGTCGTGGGGCAGGATTGCCAGGGTGAGACGCTTGCTGGCCGTCGCCGTATCGAGCTTGGCCGTGTCGACCACGGTCGTCGGGCCGCACGCGTCCGCGGCGCCGGCCGCGCTCCCGCCCACCACGGGCGGGTTCGACTACCAACTGGGCGGAGCGTCGGACGTCCCGGCTCTGGCAGTCGTGGTGCGCGATTCCACCGCGCAGCCGTTGGCCGGGGCATACAACATCTGCTATCTCAACGGTTTTCAGACCCAGCCGGGAGCGGATTGGTCCGGCGACCGTGGTTCGGCACTGTTGCGCGATGAGTCCGGCACGCCCGTCGCCGATGCCGACTGGCCCGACGAGTACATCCTCGATCCGTCTACCCCCTCGCAGCGCACCACCATCCTGCAGGTGCTCACCCCCGGCCTGAACCGCTGCGCGGCCAACGGATTCGATGCCGTCGAGATCGACAACCTGGATACCTTCACCCGCTTTCCCGCCATCGAGAGGGCCGGCGCGATGGAGCTGGCCCGCAGCTATATCGCGTTGGCCCACGGCCGCGGACTGGCGATCGGGCAG
The sequence above is drawn from the Mycolicibacterium neoaurum VKM Ac-1815D genome and encodes:
- a CDS encoding proline dehydrogenase family protein, encoding MSVFTRVARPAILAAGRRDGLRRTAQRLPITRAVVHRFVPGDTVQDAMASVADLRDSGRMVSIDHLGEDVDDIATAQATVRAYLGLLDALHARAETASAIRPLEISLKLSALGQALERDGEKVALENARVICERAAAAGVWVTVDAEEHTTTDSTLTIVRDLRADFGWVGTVLQAYLKRTPADCADLADSRIRLCKGAYDEPASVAHRDAGEVTESYLRCLRILMKGPGYPMVASHDPAIIERVPGLAAEYGRGNDDFEYQMLYGIRDDEQRRLAGGGGRVRVYVPFGSQWYGYFVRRLAERPANLMFFLRALRD
- the pruA gene encoding L-glutamate gamma-semialdehyde dehydrogenase, translating into MNAITGIAQVPAPTNEPVHEYAPGSPERTRLTAALNELSGNAIDLPHVIAGVHRMGGGESIDVVQPHRHRARLGTMTNAGHAEAQAAIEAAEDAKAQWAHLPFEERAAVFLRAADLLAGPWREKIAAATMLGQSKTAYQAEIDAPCELVDFWRFNVAFAREILAQQPVSGPGVWNRTDHRPLEGFVYAITPFNFTAIAANLPTAPALMGNTVIWKPAPTQTFSAYLTMQLLEAAGLPPGVINLLTGDGQAVSEVVLADPRLAGIHFTGSTATFRHLWRQVGTHVERYRSYPRLVGETGGKDFVLAHSSARPDVLRTALIRGAFDYQGQKCSAASRAYVPRSVWQQMGDDLLSATEALRYGDVTDLSNYGGALIDARAYAKNTRALQRAKSTPGLTIAVGGEYDDSEGYFVRPTVLLADDPSDESFATEYFGPILAVHIYPDGEFDRILTVVDQTAPYALTGAVIADDRTAIVTAQDRLRHTAGNFYVNDKPTGAVVGQQPFGGGRASGTNDKAGSPLNLQRWTSPRSIKETFVPPTRHEYPHMGDL
- a CDS encoding PucR family transcriptional regulator; translation: MSGVRLGQLLLALDATLVSLVEAPRGLDLPVASAALLDREDIQLGVAPAFGSADVFFLLGIDHPDTIRWLDQHGRSPVAIFAKHPSPEVIRRATRAGIAVVAVEPRARWERLYRLVDHVFDHHGAGSAHDSGTDLFGLAQSIAERTRGMVSIEDAESHVLAYSASNEEADELRRLSILGRAGPPEHLAWIARRGIFDALHAKPDPVRVAERPELGLRPRLAIGIFAATGDTRRAPAFLGTIWLQQGDRPLAEDTEEVLRGAAVLAGRLITRLTAKPSGHAVLVQDMLGLTGDPPEIEAISRELGIPATGRAAVIGIDSTTEGTRLADVLALSASAFRPDAQVAAAGGRVYVLFPDAGKGLPSWVRSTVSALRTELGLELRAVTAAQLEGLAGAAAARAEVDRVLDSAARRPGSLAAITSPAEARTTVLLDEIVTMIAADGRLVDPRIRALRADEPVLAHTLTVYLDSFGDVASAAAALHVHPNTVRYRVRRIEGILGASLAEPDVRLLMTLSLRATA
- a CDS encoding endo alpha-1,4 polygalactosaminidase, with protein sequence MRRLLAVAVSSLAVSTTVVGPHASAAPAALPPTTGGFDYQLGGASDVPALAVVVRDSTAQPLAGAYNICYLNGFQTQPGADWSGDRGSALLRDESGTPVADADWPDEYILDPSTPSQRTTILQVLTPGLNRCAANGFDAVEIDNLDTFTRFPAIERAGAMELARSYIALAHGRGLAIGQKNAAELAGIGRGQLGFDFAVTEECAAYDECNAYTGPYGPHVLQIEYVDNLPAPFAAVCAAPDRAPLTILRDRDLTPPGAAGHVYQQCP